The proteins below are encoded in one region of Paenisporosarcina cavernae:
- the cyoE gene encoding heme o synthase encodes MSNGRSMVVAEGSNSDTKTLIADFLALIKIGIVNSNLITAFTGLWLAFQFTDRHFLAELDVLILTMFGTAFIIAGSAAMNNFIDRDIDPFMASKKARPTVTGRFKPSTVLSIALIFLVIGEILLFSVNLSAGIWGLAGIISYVVLYTMWSKRKHVSNTIVGSISGAIPPVIGWAAVEPSLGFGAIALFLIMFAWQPPHFYALAMKRTEEYRAAGIPMLPVIKGFKRTKVSMLGWILLLFPLPFLLAKLGIVFLILATALNIGWLLLAIKGFKVDDDLKWAKGMFIYSLNYMTILFVSMIIFSIFS; translated from the coding sequence ATGTCAAACGGGCGAAGTATGGTTGTAGCTGAAGGATCAAATTCAGATACAAAAACACTTATAGCAGATTTTTTGGCACTTATTAAAATTGGAATCGTCAATTCCAATCTCATTACTGCTTTCACTGGATTATGGTTGGCTTTTCAATTTACAGACCGTCATTTTTTAGCTGAACTTGACGTGTTAATTTTGACAATGTTCGGAACAGCTTTTATCATAGCCGGTTCTGCAGCGATGAATAATTTTATTGATCGTGATATTGATCCGTTTATGGCGAGCAAAAAAGCTAGGCCGACAGTGACAGGTCGTTTTAAACCAAGTACCGTTTTGTCGATTGCCCTCATCTTTCTTGTGATAGGCGAGATTTTGTTATTTTCGGTTAACTTATCAGCCGGAATATGGGGATTAGCTGGTATCATTAGTTACGTTGTACTTTATACAATGTGGTCCAAACGAAAGCATGTAAGCAACACTATAGTAGGAAGTATCTCTGGTGCAATTCCTCCAGTAATTGGTTGGGCAGCGGTAGAACCATCTTTAGGTTTTGGCGCAATTGCACTTTTCCTCATCATGTTTGCTTGGCAGCCGCCTCATTTTTATGCGTTAGCGATGAAACGAACAGAGGAGTATCGCGCAGCTGGAATTCCAATGTTGCCGGTAATCAAAGGATTTAAGCGGACAAAAGTATCCATGCTTGGTTGGATCTTACTTTTATTCCCTCTGCCATTTTTATTGGCGAAGCTTGGTATTGTTTTTTTAATACTTGCAACCGCATTAAATATCGGTTGGTTGTTACTTGCAATCAAAGGATTTAAAGTAGATGATGATTTAAAGTGGGCAAAAGGAATGTTCATTTATTCACTAAACTATATGACCATTTTGTTTGTATCCATGATTATCTTCTCGATTTTCAGCTAA
- the coxB gene encoding cytochrome c oxidase subunit II yields MMKGLKKWRLFSILAALTVFLSACGKEQLSTLTPAGEVGKEQLDLMILSTGIMVLVIVVVIAIYAIAIVKFRRSKVGENHMPKQVEGSHTLEIIWTIIPIILLLILAVPTVVSTYNLADVKGMTAKDQEGNAKNLTVNVTAKLYWWEFEYPDLGVVTSQELVVPTGEKVYFNIKASDVKHSFWVPAIGGKLDANTDNLNTFYLTFDEKSEGLEDGVFYGKCAELCGPSHALMDFKVKSMDRDSFNTWVDSMKATGEETASAEGATASQGQELFEASCMSCHAVSGAGSGGGIAPNLTTFGDRNRVAGFLPHDEENIKAWINDPQYFKPGNKMPQPETINNGKKFTDEELSALAEYLLGLSVEK; encoded by the coding sequence ATGATGAAAGGGCTTAAAAAGTGGCGTCTTTTCTCCATTCTTGCCGCGTTAACAGTATTTCTTTCCGCTTGTGGTAAAGAACAACTTTCTACCTTAACGCCTGCTGGTGAAGTAGGAAAAGAGCAATTGGATTTAATGATCCTATCTACAGGGATTATGGTGCTTGTAATCGTGGTTGTTATTGCCATTTATGCAATTGCAATTGTGAAGTTCCGTCGTTCTAAAGTTGGCGAAAACCATATGCCTAAACAAGTAGAAGGAAGTCACACGTTAGAAATCATTTGGACTATTATTCCGATTATCTTGTTATTAATTCTTGCAGTACCTACAGTTGTTTCCACATACAATCTTGCGGATGTAAAAGGAATGACTGCAAAAGACCAAGAAGGTAATGCGAAAAACTTAACGGTAAATGTTACAGCTAAATTATATTGGTGGGAATTTGAATATCCAGACTTAGGAGTAGTAACTTCTCAAGAATTGGTTGTTCCTACTGGTGAAAAAGTGTACTTCAATATTAAAGCATCTGACGTAAAACACTCGTTCTGGGTTCCAGCAATTGGTGGTAAATTAGATGCGAATACAGATAACTTAAACACATTCTATTTAACTTTTGATGAAAAATCAGAAGGATTAGAAGATGGTGTATTTTACGGGAAATGTGCGGAGCTTTGCGGACCTTCCCATGCTTTGATGGATTTCAAAGTAAAATCCATGGATCGTGATAGTTTCAATACTTGGGTAGATAGCATGAAAGCTACTGGTGAAGAAACAGCTTCTGCAGAAGGTGCTACAGCATCTCAAGGACAAGAACTATTCGAAGCTAGCTGTATGTCATGTCACGCTGTCTCAGGTGCTGGATCAGGTGGCGGAATTGCACCTAACTTAACAACGTTTGGTGATCGCAACCGTGTTGCTGGTTTCTTACCACACGACGAAGAAAATATTAAAGCGTGGATTAATGATCCACAATATTTCAAACCAGGTAACAAAATGCCACAACCTGAAACAATTAATAATGGTAAGAAATTTACAGATGAAGAGTTAAGTGCTCTAGCAGAATACTTACTAGGACTATCTGTTGAAAAATAA
- the ctaD gene encoding cytochrome c oxidase subunit I yields the protein MSSIAQKRGFGATLWEYLTTIDHKKIAILYLLSGGLFFVVGGIEAMLIRIQLAQPDNDFVSAGLFNQIITMHGTTMIFLAAMPLLFGFMNAVVPLQIGARDVAFPFLNSLGFWLFFFGGVFLNLSWFLGGAPDAGWTSYASLSIYSPGHGIDFYALGLQISGAGTLIAGINFLVTIINMRAPGMTYMRMPLFTWTTFVASALILFAFPPLTIGLFLMIFDRMFGANFFDHTMGGNTIIWEHLFWIFGHPEVYILVLPAFGIFSEIFPIFSRKRLFGYSSMVFATVLIGFLGFMVWAHHMFTTGLGATANAIFAVATMAIAVPTGVKIFNWLLTMWGGNIRFATPMIYAVAFIPTFVAGGVTGVMQAAAPLDYQLHDSYFIVAHFHYVIVGGVVLALLAGLHLYWPIMTNKLLSETMGKWTFWLFFIGFHLTFFIQHFLGLLGMPRRVFTYGADQGWDTFNLISSSGAVLMAAGVIILLVNIVMSLMSKDYVGRDPWGDGRTLEWAIPQPVPFYNFEKTPLVRGLDTFWIEKQEGNEEGMVYAEPLGDIHMPNNSIIPLIMAFGLFVAAFGAMYHQDEGKGWTLIFLIIGLLITLGSMAVRSLKDDLGYHVHKEDLPSYKGGNE from the coding sequence GTGAGTTCGATTGCTCAAAAGCGTGGATTTGGCGCAACTTTATGGGAATACTTAACGACAATTGACCATAAAAAAATTGCCATTTTATATTTATTGTCCGGCGGACTTTTCTTCGTAGTCGGCGGTATCGAGGCAATGCTAATCCGTATTCAATTAGCGCAGCCTGACAATGACTTTGTCAGTGCAGGACTGTTTAATCAGATTATTACGATGCATGGTACGACTATGATTTTCCTTGCGGCCATGCCGTTACTTTTCGGATTCATGAATGCCGTGGTACCACTTCAAATTGGTGCACGTGACGTAGCGTTCCCGTTCTTAAACTCATTAGGTTTCTGGTTATTCTTCTTCGGAGGAGTTTTCCTTAACTTATCATGGTTCCTAGGTGGAGCTCCTGATGCAGGGTGGACATCTTATGCATCCCTTTCTATTTATTCACCAGGACATGGTATTGACTTTTATGCATTAGGACTTCAAATTTCCGGTGCAGGAACATTAATTGCGGGGATTAACTTCCTTGTGACAATTATTAATATGAGAGCACCAGGTATGACTTACATGCGTATGCCATTATTTACATGGACAACGTTTGTAGCATCTGCTCTTATCTTATTTGCTTTCCCTCCATTAACAATCGGTTTATTCTTAATGATTTTTGACCGCATGTTTGGAGCAAATTTCTTTGATCACACAATGGGTGGTAATACGATCATTTGGGAACATCTTTTCTGGATTTTCGGACATCCTGAAGTGTATATCTTAGTATTACCTGCATTTGGTATTTTCTCTGAGATTTTCCCTATTTTCTCTCGTAAACGTTTATTCGGTTACTCTTCTATGGTTTTTGCAACTGTATTGATCGGTTTCTTAGGCTTCATGGTTTGGGCTCACCATATGTTTACAACTGGTTTGGGTGCAACAGCCAATGCGATCTTCGCAGTAGCTACAATGGCAATTGCAGTACCAACTGGTGTGAAAATCTTTAACTGGCTTTTAACAATGTGGGGCGGGAACATTCGCTTTGCAACACCAATGATTTATGCTGTAGCTTTCATTCCAACATTCGTTGCAGGTGGGGTTACTGGTGTTATGCAAGCTGCTGCACCACTTGATTATCAATTACATGATTCGTATTTCATCGTTGCCCATTTCCATTACGTAATCGTAGGTGGAGTAGTGCTCGCTTTATTAGCAGGACTACATTTATATTGGCCAATTATGACGAACAAATTACTTAGCGAAACAATGGGTAAATGGACTTTCTGGTTATTCTTTATTGGTTTCCATTTAACATTCTTCATCCAACATTTCTTAGGATTACTTGGTATGCCACGTCGTGTATTTACGTATGGAGCAGATCAAGGTTGGGATACGTTTAACTTAATTAGTTCATCTGGAGCTGTATTAATGGCTGCTGGTGTAATTATCTTGTTAGTGAATATTGTTATGAGCTTAATGAGCAAGGATTATGTTGGACGCGATCCATGGGGAGACGGACGTACTCTTGAGTGGGCGATTCCACAACCAGTTCCTTTCTATAACTTTGAAAAAACACCATTAGTTCGTGGTTTAGACACGTTCTGGATAGAAAAGCAAGAAGGAAACGAAGAAGGCATGGTATATGCAGAGCCACTTGGTGATATTCATATGCCGAACAATTCCATCATTCCTTTAATTATGGCATTTGGATTGTTTGTAGCTGCTTTTGGAGCAATGTATCATCAAGATGAAGGAAAAGGTTGGACACTTATTTTCCTTATCATTGGGTTATTAATTACGTTAGGTTCTATGGCTGTTCGTTCATTGAAAGATGATCTTGGATACCATGTGCACAAAGAAGATTTACCATCTTACAAAGGGGGTAATGAGTAA
- a CDS encoding cytochrome (ubi)quinol oxidase subunit III: protein MDLNTKYSPQSWPDHPETATLEGKNKFVGFWLFLGGETVLFASLFATYLALKNRGPATSEFTTTSLFELPLAFIMTMLLLTSSLTSVYAMYHMKNYNFKAMQAWLAITVLLGLGFLGFEIYEFYHYVHIGFGYTHSAFSSAFFTLVGTHGLHVIVGLGWISLLMLRNAKRGFNLYNAPKFYVASLYWHFIDVVWVFIFTVVYLMGVMG, encoded by the coding sequence ATGGATCTTAATACAAAATACTCCCCTCAGTCTTGGCCGGATCATCCTGAAACGGCAACGCTTGAAGGTAAAAACAAGTTTGTAGGTTTCTGGCTATTTCTTGGTGGAGAAACTGTTTTATTCGCAAGTTTATTCGCAACGTATTTGGCACTTAAAAATAGAGGACCAGCTACGAGTGAATTTACAACGACGTCATTATTTGAATTGCCACTAGCATTCATTATGACAATGTTACTTTTAACTTCTTCATTAACAAGTGTTTACGCTATGTATCACATGAAGAATTACAACTTTAAGGCAATGCAAGCTTGGTTAGCAATTACAGTACTGCTAGGTCTTGGATTCTTAGGGTTCGAGATTTACGAGTTCTATCATTATGTTCATATCGGCTTTGGCTACACGCACAGTGCATTTAGTTCCGCGTTCTTTACGTTAGTTGGAACACACGGACTCCACGTTATTGTAGGTTTAGGCTGGATTTCATTATTAATGTTGCGAAATGCAAAACGCGGATTTAATCTTTACAATGCACCGAAGTTCTATGTTGCTTCCTTGTATTGGCATTTCATTGACGTAGTATGGGTATTCATCTTCACAGTTGTTTACTTGATGGGAGTGATGGGTTAA
- the ctaF gene encoding cytochrome c oxidase subunit IVB gives MAHDVHTHVKTQTQYEYSRRKAKNEMQGQVTTFAIMIFLTLIAFTMVHAGFSSLLVTPIILLLAAVQVVLQLYYFMHMSHKGHGTAQFFIFSGALVAFITVLTFVTIIWW, from the coding sequence ATGGCACACGACGTACACACTCATGTGAAAACACAAACTCAATATGAATATAGCCGCCGTAAAGCCAAAAATGAGATGCAAGGTCAGGTAACAACTTTCGCTATCATGATCTTCTTAACATTAATTGCCTTTACAATGGTTCATGCAGGATTCTCGTCCTTGTTAGTTACACCGATTATCTTGTTATTGGCTGCAGTGCAAGTAGTATTACAACTTTACTATTTCATGCACATGAGTCACAAAGGTCATGGAACTGCTCAATTCTTCATTTTTAGTGGAGCATTGGTTGCATTTATCACTGTTCTTACTTTTGTTACAATTATTTGGTGGTAA
- the ctaG gene encoding cytochrome c oxidase assembly factor CtaG, with protein MPLSIFGFQALWSPYLLVFCIAIILLYLYIVFKKYSAFENGEKATRKQVIQFSIAMVIFYAIKGSPLDLLGHILFFVHMIQMALLLFLVSPLVIMGIPGWLWERVLKVKVIRFLFNLFANPLVALILFSALFSIYHIPLLFDTVKQNEILHIIMTANLFFASLFLWWPLFNNVPGEPQISGLKQVGYIIGSAILITPACALIIFNDNAMYETYSSGAAWLKAMELCVPDGKLASLGISGPELFTNMPVVEDQQLGGIVMKVVQEIIYGVFLAMVFFKWFRSEQENADAITDKALRDRQALQSNSI; from the coding sequence GTGCCATTATCGATTTTTGGCTTTCAAGCATTATGGAGTCCGTATTTACTCGTTTTTTGTATTGCTATTATACTTTTGTATTTATATATTGTTTTCAAGAAATACTCAGCTTTTGAAAATGGAGAGAAAGCGACGAGGAAACAGGTGATACAGTTTTCAATCGCTATGGTCATTTTCTACGCGATTAAGGGTTCGCCTCTAGACCTCCTTGGTCATATATTGTTCTTTGTTCATATGATCCAAATGGCGTTACTATTATTTTTAGTTTCACCTTTGGTTATTATGGGAATTCCAGGATGGTTGTGGGAGCGAGTTTTGAAAGTGAAGGTCATTCGTTTCTTATTTAATTTGTTCGCGAATCCTTTGGTGGCATTAATATTATTTAGTGCATTATTCTCGATTTATCATATTCCGCTACTATTTGATACGGTAAAGCAAAATGAGATTCTTCATATTATCATGACAGCAAATTTATTTTTTGCTTCTTTGTTTTTATGGTGGCCGCTATTTAATAATGTCCCTGGTGAACCTCAAATTAGTGGATTGAAACAAGTGGGTTATATCATTGGTAGTGCCATATTAATTACCCCAGCTTGTGCACTCATTATCTTTAATGACAATGCGATGTACGAAACATATTCTAGTGGTGCAGCATGGTTAAAAGCGATGGAATTGTGTGTTCCTGACGGAAAACTCGCTTCGCTTGGAATATCCGGACCTGAGTTATTTACAAACATGCCAGTAGTGGAAGATCAGCAATTAGGTGGTATTGTAATGAAGGTCGTGCAAGAAATAATTTACGGGGTATTTTTAGCGATGGTGTTCTTTAAATGGTTCCGAAGTGAACAAGAAAATGCCGATGCAATTACAGATAAAGCACTAAGAGATCGCCAAGCTTTACAAAGTAACTCTATTTAA
- a CDS encoding DUF420 domain-containing protein has translation MNLPLLPTISTFFIVLSAVLVAIGWVLISKKKVEAHKKTMLAAGISALTFFIIYMSRTIFIGNTAFGGPADMKIFYTVFLVFHIFLATSGGVFGLVSIYTGYKNNLVRHRKIGPITSIIWFFTAITGVIVYSLLYVVYQGGETTSVFKAILGF, from the coding sequence ATGAACTTACCTTTACTACCAACAATAAGTACATTTTTTATCGTCTTGAGCGCTGTTTTAGTTGCAATTGGTTGGGTGCTCATTAGTAAGAAGAAAGTAGAAGCACATAAGAAAACAATGTTAGCAGCTGGTATTTCGGCATTAACTTTCTTTATAATTTACATGTCCCGTACCATTTTCATCGGTAATACAGCATTTGGTGGACCAGCTGATATGAAGATTTTTTATACGGTATTTTTAGTTTTTCATATTTTCTTGGCAACTAGTGGAGGAGTATTTGGCTTAGTTTCCATATACACTGGATATAAAAACAACTTAGTACGTCATCGGAAAATTGGACCAATTACGAGTATTATTTGGTTTTTTACCGCGATTACAGGAGTCATCGTCTACTCACTATTATATGTGGTTTACCAAGGCGGAGAAACGACCTCAGTTTTCAAAGCAATCTTAGGTTTTTAA
- the ytvI gene encoding sporulation integral membrane protein YtvI, whose product MPKWFNKKLLIILSIIIIAILLVVFILPLAIPIILALLTSFLLEPLVKLAKKTFKWNRKPAVILVFISFLIIVSLLVYWAITQLVAQIIQLAKVIPDYFKSLATAWDTIQARLLYLARDMPPEVVTAMKDQMNDLVKDLQGGISNLISNDSITTLVTEIPNFLVSFIVFLIALFLFMLDLTELKKTVFRHLSPASAEKMRFMMSRLNSVVFGFMKAQILVSFIILAASLIGLWIIAPKYAIVMSLIIWIVDVIPILGSIIIVAPWAIYQYATGDAVMGTKLAIFAAILLIIRRTVEPKVMGSQIGLSPLATLIAMFIGLKLFGFLGFFIGPLVVIIFTTAKEAGIIKTNFKL is encoded by the coding sequence ATGCCAAAATGGTTCAACAAAAAGTTACTCATTATTTTATCAATTATAATAATCGCAATTTTGTTAGTTGTTTTCATTCTTCCGTTAGCAATTCCAATCATTTTAGCATTGTTAACCTCCTTTTTATTAGAACCATTAGTAAAATTGGCGAAGAAAACGTTCAAGTGGAATCGTAAACCGGCGGTAATACTCGTATTCATCTCATTTTTAATCATCGTTTCATTGTTGGTTTATTGGGCGATAACACAACTCGTAGCACAAATCATCCAATTAGCAAAAGTCATTCCAGATTACTTTAAATCTTTAGCAACTGCATGGGATACCATTCAAGCAAGGTTACTTTATCTAGCTCGAGATATGCCTCCTGAAGTTGTAACTGCGATGAAGGACCAGATGAATGACTTAGTAAAAGACTTACAAGGCGGAATATCGAATCTGATTAGCAATGATTCTATTACAACATTGGTAACAGAAATTCCAAATTTCTTAGTCAGCTTCATCGTCTTTCTCATCGCTCTCTTTTTGTTTATGCTTGATTTAACGGAATTAAAGAAAACAGTTTTCCGTCATCTTTCACCCGCATCAGCAGAAAAAATGCGATTCATGATGAGTAGATTGAATTCAGTTGTTTTCGGTTTCATGAAAGCACAAATTCTTGTTAGTTTCATTATATTAGCAGCCAGTTTAATTGGTTTATGGATCATTGCACCGAAATACGCAATTGTGATGTCCTTGATTATTTGGATAGTTGACGTTATTCCTATACTTGGTTCAATTATTATCGTAGCTCCTTGGGCGATTTATCAATACGCTACCGGAGATGCAGTAATGGGCACGAAACTTGCAATATTTGCTGCGATACTTTTAATCATTCGTCGAACGGTTGAACCAAAAGTGATGGGTTCACAAATTGGTCTCTCACCACTCGCAACATTAATTGCGATGTTTATTGGTCTCAAATTATTTGGCTTCTTAGGTTTCTTTATCGGTCCATTGGTCGTCATCATTTTTACCACTGCAAAAGAAGCAGGCATCATTAAAACTAATTTCAAATTATAA
- a CDS encoding YugN family protein, with the protein MYFENTGLENAAADLNLLDDIMLKHGLVREGQWDYERVTYDKKYVIKEGTFYLRVFGFTKDGDVGAHDAIITLMKPVVGKHYYPHGVEYGEEEHFPAHLLKSCEQTLAAVKADLNAFEIHA; encoded by the coding sequence ATGTATTTCGAAAATACTGGGCTTGAAAATGCAGCTGCTGATTTAAACCTATTAGATGACATTATGTTAAAACACGGTTTAGTTCGTGAAGGACAATGGGATTATGAGCGTGTAACGTATGACAAAAAATATGTTATTAAAGAAGGCACATTCTATCTTCGTGTATTTGGTTTCACAAAAGATGGTGATGTAGGTGCACATGATGCAATAATTACACTGATGAAACCAGTTGTTGGAAAGCACTATTACCCACATGGTGTTGAATACGGTGAAGAAGAGCATTTCCCAGCTCATTTATTAAAAAGCTGTGAACAAACACTTGCAGCTGTCAAAGCTGACTTAAATGCATTTGAAATTCACGCGTAA
- a CDS encoding CAP domain-containing protein: MKNLFRILVVLGIIGVIFILTNSNVKENNVLQAPTSGNVAIPESNLITPVDEENVPRPKEGLSTYIGKDVSSFEKMFGKPDRVDPSAYGYSWWVYNQSMEYMMIGVKDKKIVQVYIAGDGLNASPFQVGQTIEDLYRTTIIESEISVSIGNNTYTFTLLEDDLKNRILVKMTDVLAQVYVDEEDEVVEAIRFMDAETLVLHQPYEMMYAGDYLAPAVPSTAKQISIDRANEKQLFALTNIYRVKHGLDELTYDYFISKTARQHSEEMVIQHYFSSESPGYGDLQSRLSTEKIDYKKAAENIAENYYDAAEVVHGWLNSDDHRDTLLDEDMTNAGVGVFGRMYTETYVSRELGEDSSSNTPAKE, translated from the coding sequence TTGAAAAATTTGTTTCGCATTTTAGTCGTACTTGGAATCATTGGTGTTATTTTCATTCTGACGAATTCAAATGTAAAAGAAAATAATGTCTTGCAAGCTCCTACATCTGGTAACGTAGCAATCCCAGAATCAAATTTAATCACTCCGGTAGATGAAGAAAATGTTCCTCGTCCGAAAGAAGGACTATCGACATACATTGGCAAGGATGTATCTAGCTTCGAAAAAATGTTTGGTAAACCGGATCGAGTAGACCCTTCTGCATACGGTTATTCTTGGTGGGTGTATAACCAATCGATGGAATACATGATGATTGGTGTAAAAGATAAAAAAATCGTGCAAGTGTATATAGCTGGCGATGGTTTAAATGCATCACCTTTTCAAGTTGGGCAAACAATAGAGGATTTATATCGCACCACGATAATTGAGTCGGAGATTTCAGTTTCTATTGGAAACAATACGTATACATTTACGTTGTTAGAAGATGATTTGAAAAATCGTATTTTAGTTAAAATGACGGATGTTTTGGCTCAAGTCTATGTGGATGAAGAGGATGAAGTAGTGGAAGCGATTCGATTTATGGATGCCGAAACACTTGTCCTACATCAACCTTACGAAATGATGTATGCTGGGGATTATTTAGCACCAGCCGTTCCGTCTACGGCAAAGCAAATTTCGATTGATCGGGCAAATGAAAAACAATTGTTTGCGCTGACAAATATCTATCGAGTAAAGCATGGACTTGACGAATTAACGTATGATTATTTTATTTCCAAAACAGCTCGACAGCATAGTGAAGAAATGGTGATTCAACATTACTTCTCTTCTGAATCTCCTGGTTACGGCGATTTGCAATCACGATTAAGTACGGAAAAAATTGACTACAAAAAAGCTGCAGAGAACATCGCGGAAAACTATTATGATGCTGCAGAAGTGGTTCATGGTTGGTTGAATTCAGACGATCATCGGGACACGTTATTGGACGAAGATATGACGAATGCCGGCGTTGGAGTATTTGGTCGGATGTACACGGAGACCTATGTTTCAAGAGAGCTGGGAGAAGATTCCTCGTCTAATACACCAGCTAAAGAGTGA
- a CDS encoding aspartate kinase translates to MIVQKFGGIAMQTASHREMCVQKVIDAVTEHSKTAVVLSAIGRSPDPYATDSLLSLLPKKESQTEASDLISSCGELISIAIFQQLLEQKGIKCSLCYGNMIGIRTDNQFGQATVIQLEKEKLLEALEKVECLIIAGFQGTTLEGKITTLGRGGSDLSAIYVAEMVNAQKVIFYKDVPGVLNKHGEMFDFLSYEQLEEICACDKPIIHSKATTLAKQWRIPLEITSFYEAKKGTIVEM, encoded by the coding sequence ATGATTGTTCAAAAATTTGGTGGTATTGCTATGCAAACCGCTTCGCATAGAGAAATGTGTGTTCAAAAAGTTATCGATGCAGTCACCGAGCATTCGAAGACAGCTGTTGTCCTATCTGCTATAGGGAGATCTCCAGATCCATATGCCACAGACTCTTTACTTTCCTTATTACCGAAAAAGGAATCACAGACAGAAGCCAGCGACTTAATCAGTAGTTGCGGAGAATTAATATCGATTGCTATTTTTCAACAATTGTTAGAACAGAAAGGCATCAAGTGTTCCTTGTGTTATGGAAACATGATAGGTATACGTACGGATAACCAATTTGGTCAAGCAACCGTCATACAATTAGAAAAAGAAAAGTTATTAGAAGCACTAGAGAAGGTCGAATGCTTAATTATTGCTGGGTTTCAGGGAACGACATTAGAAGGAAAAATCACGACACTTGGAAGAGGTGGAAGCGACTTAAGCGCAATTTACGTAGCAGAGATGGTAAATGCACAAAAAGTAATTTTTTATAAAGATGTTCCAGGAGTTTTAAACAAACATGGAGAGATGTTTGATTTTCTATCATATGAGCAACTTGAAGAAATTTGCGCGTGTGATAAACCCATCATTCATTCCAAAGCAACTACTTTGGCTAAACAATGGCGTATACCGTTAGAAATCACATCATTTTATGAAGCAAAAAAAGGAACCATCGTTGAAATGTGA